The Hordeum vulgare subsp. vulgare chromosome 4H, MorexV3_pseudomolecules_assembly, whole genome shotgun sequence genomic interval ATCGGCGGCGGGGACAAGAAACAAAGGACGCCAAGAAAGCAGAGGACGATGGGGAGGACGCGAAGCCGGAGCATGGAGCGCAGCGTGAGTCTCGACACCGGCCTGCTCATCAAGCTCTTCCTGCCGCTCTCCGTCGGCCGGAAGAAGAAGGTGTCGCCCAAGCCCGCCGCGGTCGCCCCCGCCAAGGACGGCCGGAAGaagaccaagaagaagaagaagcaggggaaggaggaggaggaggaggaggagtggtggAAGAAGAGCCAGTTCAGCGAGGCGGGgagcagcagcggcagcagcaacagcagcgccAGCAGGAACAATGGAATTGGAAACGGAAATGGCGGCAGCGATCCAAAAGCTCCGGCCAGGAGTAGGAGCAGGTAAAGAAAAAATCTTCTTGCTTCCTTAGAACTGATTTTTAGTTCTTGACTACTGAAAAAGGTTTCTACCAACTTTATTCTCGATTGagtttttttgtgtgtgcaaaaacaGTAATAATATTTTGAATAAACTACCTGTGCTTATGGTCTTAGTTACTTATTTGTTCTTGTCCAGAGATGAATCTACCAGTTTTTATATATAACACTGTTTTGGAAGAAGAACCCCCCAAAAAAAACTTAGTTCAGATCCAGAAATGGTAAAAGATATCAAATGTAAGCATGTGTCAGCAAATACGTCAGTGTGAAAATTGTACAGTATATAGGCTGCTAAAGACAGGCCAAAATTAAGTGTGCCTTCCTTCTGGAAGACTGGAAGTTTAGTGTGAAGTCATGACAGCTCTTTGGGGCAGATCGTTCAACACGGCAAAGATAAGTCATGGTTTGAAGTCCATCTTGTTTCATCACAGACCCAACTTACAAGTCAATTCTTTGTATCCGGCAGCCTTATTGGGCAGAAGGAGCCATGACTTCACATGATCATTTTTCCAAGTCTTCTCTCTGCTTTCTCATTTGCTACGAACCCCAATATGTTTTGCTTTTAGATTTTACAAGAAAAGGCTATTTGTTTTGTCGTGGACTGTTGAAATATTTGTATTGTCTAATGGAAGGTTTAGATTTATTTGTTCTCTTTTGAATTCCAGGCATCCACATTACTAACAAAAAAGTGTGGCTTGCCATATTTAATCATACAATCTGATTATTGCtagattttcataattgtttatcAATTGTGATATATGTTTGTAGGTTTCATTGCATAGGTTCGGCATTTAGGCCAAAGCCATATGGGATCCAATCACACCTAATTTATGATCAAACAAATCTCCTGGGCCTTTCTTCCTattgccaactttgactcttgttcCCTTTTGAAAAAACGCAAGCCCAGCGTCTTCTCACCTGAATCCAATCATTGCAGAAACGCTTTATGCCCGCTAAGCAACGGCTAATTTAATCATCATCTCCCCCACTAAGAGATGAGAACATGCATCTAACTCAGCTCTTGACATGACCATGATCATGCCAGACTATTATTCATTCATGTCATGCTCTAACAAACTCCCGTTTTGTGCTGGTGCAGAAAGAGGATTGGGTGCTATGGTTTCTTCAGGGCAAACAAGAGCAACAATGGGGTCATCCAAGAATAAAACCATGCAATTGCCAAGACCACCCCTGGCTCCATTCATGCAAAGAAAGTACTCCTACGGCGATCAGCTCATATGAACACCAGCATTGCGATATCCTACCGACGATCACTGCACACCTGCTCATGCATGCACAGGAATGGAACTCATGGAAGCAAAGACCCAATGTGCATGCCTAGAAACTGGTGCAAGATCATGGTATGACCACTGCCCGTGCATAGATGGATGGATACGTCTTGTCCATGGAGAGCACAGATGACATCCAACAATGGTAGCACTGAAGTTTTGACTTCTCACATATGTtgtatttttctttctcttctttttctgGAGAAATATATGATGTATTTTCTCAGACAGTCACATCTCTAGCTTGTACTATCCCCTGTTTGTACATGTTTGTATGCAAGCTTTTTGTTGTCAGTAGTTGttaaacaattttttttaaaatcgcACATACTGTGAAGGAGGATGCACCATGGCAGTTGTTTAGTTTTCTTCTCCTTTCGTGGGCTTGCCTTTCTTGACATACCACTTACCAAATGGCCAAAAGATCAATGCGAAGATCCCATCAGATATCCGCTGCTTAAAATACGGACGCCTTTGTTAGACTTGATGATTTGTTCAAATGAAACGGAGCCGACAGAGGAGATTTGTTTTTTTAGAGGGTGAAAGAAGGGATTAGTTGGTTATCTAGTGCGTGGACCCATTAAGAATCTAGCCGTTTAGGACTGTAATCATATGAGTGGCTCACATGAAAGGAACTTAAAATGTTATTTCCATTCACTTGTCATTTGAGTTAATAAACATCATGGGTTTATCCGTTTATGGTTTCTGCTGGGAACGGAGTAGCAAATACACGAGCCAACGACCGAAATTATACCGGACGTGGAATGTAGGCTAGGTCTACAGCATTTCAGCTGCAAGTATCCTCAAGAAACATGATACAGAAGGCAATACAGAAAGCATATCATATAAGCAATCTTTTGAAAATTATCACAAAATTTGCTACTCTTTtaaggatttttttttttgcCAAGAACTCCGAAAAGGTGTTTTGGCTCCAAGTGCATTTGCACCTGGATGAACAGCAatccaaaaaaaatgtttttaaaaatttctgaaattttgtgttgatgtttgtgttACTGTCTCAAACATGCTTGATAATTTGCATGCGAAAGGAAGCAGTAATATTTCATCAGTGAAAAAAAAACTAATTTGAATGTGACATTTTGGGGTAACAATCGATGTTTAATTTATTTATCTTTTACATAGGCCAAAATGCTTAAccttttttattaaaaaaatcagGTATCATTTGGATGCGACAAAGAACACATAATATTTTTGTTGAGATTTTTTTGACATATCAAAAttcattttcatggacaggagcaCACGCTCCCAAGAGCCGAATTGCATTTCCACAAGAACTCAACTTAATGTGCCATACAACTAATATTTTGCTTAACCAGATCGTGAGCAGACCTGAGTTCGGCCATTATAGAAGCAAAAAGGAAAGAGTCGCCGTATTTCGCAGGATAGAGGTGAAACATTATAAGCTGTATCAAACCAATCGTCTGTGAACAGAGCATGGAGAAGAGATGGTATAGGTGCATGAAAAATATGATATTGTACCATTTATGTCAAAGTGGATGTCCGTTTGGAACTTCTCATGATATACAGTTTTCCGGTAGTGAACACAACAGTATTGGCATCTGAGAGTTTGGGAATgtaaaaataaaatttctccaaaAGAATTTGAATAATGCCGTAGGCAGGAGGTGGCATGTCTGGGCAATTTTCTCACAAAAGCCTGCACAGTTTTAAGAGGGAACTGGTTAACTCTTAGCATGACAGGTGATGAGGATATGCACATAGGCAAATGACCTAAATCAGTCGACAGCAAAAAGAAACATCAACTCACCCTACACGATTTTTGTCATCGGCAAAGAAGGGCGTTGATGACTGATAATCATCTGTTCCAAAGTACCTATCCCCAAACTCACCCATCCCAGGGATGACACGGAAATCATCATTCAGACCAAGCTCAATCTCTGATGTCACAATCTTGACCCTTGGGAATCTCTTACTGACTACATGCACCCCTTGGGGAGCCTGGGATAACAGCAAAGAGTTTCAGTGGTGAGTTATCTGTGCTTCAACTACTAACGTACCAACTGTAAATGAAATGCTTAAGTCAACATCCCTATCATGTCAACAATGAGAAATTTAATCAGAATGCACTTGATGGCACGATATGTTTCTGAAATACAAACTCTGCAAAGTGATATTATAAGACGTTTTAGGTCACTATTTTCATggcctaaaatgtcttatattaggCTGTGTTCGGCAACCCTCTGCTCCTTAACTACGGAGCGGAGCGCACGGAGCAGCCTGTTAGCCGCTCGCCGAAATATAACTGCATGCTGCTCCGCTCCGCAGCGGAGTTACAGAGCGGAGGGATTCCGAACAGTCTCTTAGTATACAGAGGGGAGTAACTTATTTCTCTACAACTAATAAGCTGTCGCTCTATGCATCCTCCATCTGTTCATTCATCCCCAGAACCACATTTGTTTTCAGAAAGGGGATAACCTCGGCTTTAGTACATTGAACCATAACCAACAGTCAATACAAGTGAAAAGAGCCAAAAGCCAGCAACAGAAGTGAGAACCACCCACTAAACCAGCTTCTAGCCATAATCGGTTGTTCCACTTAAACTGCCGCAGAGCCAATATAAAAGGTTGGCAAATGCACTAGAGGTAGTCATTAACTAGCACCTGTAGCGACCTAAATGCTTGTGTGATGTATAAAGAATTCAATATGTCTAATATACTCAAATAAAGAAAAGGAAGATACTCTGGACATTAGAAGACATACTGATATAAGATTGAGAAATATAATATTTGCTTCTTGTACACGCTTCTCCAAGAGAAGAGAAATAGCTTGAACAGCTGAATTTCCTGGCAATGGTCAGAAGGGGAAAGATGATTAGATGGGATTAATATCCAATGATTGAGCATGTATGCTTACTTAACAAATATCATTCCCTCAATGACACAACTGAAACAAAACATAGGAGAACTCAAGAATTACATAGAACCAATTGATGCATGCTACTTACTAGCATACAAAAAccttatatttaaaaaaaatacttcaGCCAATCAAAATAGTGCATGTATTTTTTATTCAAGTGGGAGGACAGAGGGTGAGCGATCAAGCTTCACAAATCTTGGAGCGCAATCTTTAGACAATCAGGCCATCAATTTGACTTAAAATTATGCTTTCACTTCAAGCATGTACTTGGGCTtaaccaagtcaaggtcaagtaaGAGCTCAAGCCTTAAATAGCTTGGCCAAGCCCaagcttttcaaacaaccctagttGCCGTCACAGATGGGTGGCTGTGACTAGGGGATTGACGGAAGGTTTTTGCTTTATTTACAGAACGGTTAGACAGTTATATCACACTGGAATGAGCAAATTAATTGTTAGCAAAATTAAGGGAGACTGAAGTTGTGGAAAAGTTTTCTGTGGTTAAGTGTATTTTAAATAAATGATTTTGTGTTAATACATAAATGGTATCTAAATAGTGGGGCTTTGTAGATGTTCTATAAGGGGGTTTTGGAAACTTACTCTGTTTATCCAAATGATTTTGTGTTAATACACTCTCAACTCTCAAGACAGGGTAGACAAGGTATATATTGACTCTCAAGACAAGGTTACACACTTAGAACAGCACCAGAGAAGATAAACGAAATAACATGAAAAATAATATTTACTAACAAACACAAGTTTCCTCTTCAAAGTGCTTTACAAGAAACAAGAGGGGTGCTAACACTTTGACAGGAAGGTACTGAGAGAACAAGGGAAAGAATTCTTATAGTTCCACAAGTCATTCATGTGCAAAAAAAATGTGCTACAGTGCACAAATATGTATGAAATATCTACAAACCTGTTCCCAATATGGGGTCCAGCAACAGAACATGCCTTTTTGCGATATCTTTGGGTAAATTGTGATAGATGAGCTGTGAGGACATTTATAAAACTTAGTAACTGGACACACCTAATATATACAATGCAAAAGTAGATTAAACCAAACCTGTTTCCCGTCATCTCCTTCCCTGTGAATAAGAATCTTCCCAATCTTTATACCTTTACAGCATGCCCGCAGAGCATTCTCCATACTTTCGCCACTGGAACACAGTTAGTGACAAATCACTAACACAATGGTGTTTCATTCGAAGTTGGGTGCCTTATATTGGTGGATTGAAAATTATAGTCCACAAGTTGTTACACAAAGCATGTTTACTCAATAATTCACCTATGAATGAAGGCTCAAACCCATATAGCAAAGCAAAGCTAATGGAAACTGAAAACTGAGTTCCCAGCATATCTAGTCTGGAGCATTCATAAACTACCATTGCATTGTTTTGCACAGGCTGTCCCAGGCATACATATTAAGGAACTTTCTTCTCTGTGTGAGTGCCAAAGTTGTTCAGTCATTTTGAGCCTCAACAAAGTAATGCTTAAAATATTTTGGAAAAGTCTGTACCTCCTAATCACTGATATCCCACATAAACTTTTTGAGAAATCCACACCAGTGTAAACAGATCCTGCATGCATAAGTAAGTGCATAAGGGCAAACATATGAACTACTAACAGATGAGGATACACATGTAAGTAACTCCAGCAGCTAGTCTTATTAGAAGAAAAAGGAATTATGCAGATGGATAAACTATTGTCCCTATAAAAGCTAGTAGTATGCATGTTTGTAACAAGTAGCAACCATACTGTTGTTCTCCCATAAATGCTAAAGCATCGAACTGTGAGTAAGCAAGCAATTGCTAAGCAAGCATGATAAATCATCGGCTAAAGTATTATAGTCATTTCAGATTAAGGTAAGATATCAAGACTGACCTAGTTGGTTGATATCTAGGCAGGATTACATGAGCCGGGAGATGTGAGCAATATGGTTACTTTGAAGTCAAATATTTCTACAAGAAGCTGAGAGTCATCGTCCATCAGGGAGGTTAGAGGATTTGGTCAAGCCTGAATCACTGTTAAAACTTAGATTTCCTTGTGGCTAATGAGCAATGGTGCACCTTCTGCGCAGAGGCTGGAAAATGAAGTATCTTGTGTGGTACTAAATTCCTAATGAGGTGCATTTTAAAAGCCAGTTTTGAAGAAGCAATTGCAGCAAGATGCAAGATTAATTCAGGAGATGACCCAGAAGGTGGAGCTCCTCCAATATGACCAGGAGATGGCCCAGAGCTTCTTCAGCCTAGTCGTATTGGATTGATAATATCCTAGCATTTCTGTAGAGCTGAAGTTGTTTTCTGCCGGTATTAGGTGTTCTCAATTGTTCAAAGAtaaatgggtgaacaaattatgagTGGCTCCAAACTCTCAACCAACAAAATGTTTGGCACGAATTTTAGCTACATGGCAAAAACATATACGCTGCATAATCAAAACAAACGAGAAACACACTTAAGAAAATGATCACAATAGAAGTATAATGCAGGAAATTTATGACTGCAAACAAGTACAGGTACTGGATACTCCAAATAATGCATGCTCAATTAGATGGAAAACTATTAGGACAGGTAACTTATAAAATGATGTATTTCCAAAAATTCAGTACGTATGCAAACTTGTAGTTATTTCCAAAATGCATTGAAGAGGCAACTTGTATACACTAAAAAGGTACATGGGGAAGATCTCCATGCAATACTACTTACCAGTTGGAGTGATGACCTGCTTTTCCCTGAAAGGAAGGTGACCAAGCCCATGCTCGACAACCTATTTTCCACAGTGAAATTCAAGACACCACTCATACAAAAGAAAAGTGTTCACATGCTTGTACATACTAACCAATCGAATCAACCGATCAGCATAAAATATGAAATCATGTGTCGTCGTGGCAGCATCCCGTATTATTGTGTGCATGCCTCGTATCTGGAGGAAAGAAGCATTAAAAACTAATAGTTATGCACCATACAAGATAGAGTGCTGCAATACGCATGCAGTTTAGTATGGAGACATCAAGAAGGAAGCACATTAGATACCTGGTAAGTAGTCTGAATAACATATAAATTTGGGTGTATTTTACATAGATCATTTTGACCAAGTTTAGTGCGAATATGCTGAACGATTAGGTCAATTGCCACACTGTTATCTGCGCCTCGTGGGATGATAATATCAGCATACTTCTTTGTGGGGAGAATGAAATCTTCAAAAGCTGTCTTTACAAACTTCGAGTACTGCCAAAAAGAGTTGCATGAAATTCCAAAAATGAGATGAATGTACAGAACATGTATAGTTAGCATAGACACTTTCGTGAAACCTTAATTCAAGTAAACTTAAGAGAATAATTGTTCGTAATCAGTGTGCTGAATGTTGCTAAACACAATACTAGTAACATATTGTAGACAATGAAAATGATGATATGTGAGGCTAAGCAACCTGATCTAACACATCTATAATATCTCTACCCTTCTCAATGGTATCACGACGGATCCTCCTTGTTAATCGCACATCAGCATCTGaaagaaaaatgcaaaaaacaatacATGATACACTAAGAGGGTGGAATGGATAGGGTTACAAAGAAACTGTTTGCGTAAAGAAAAGCTCTACTGACAGAGAATACATAGTTCAAACTAGGGGACGTAACAAATTAGTACGGCATGTCTCGAATTTATCATTTACTGCAACTGCAGAGTGCTAGCGTTGATTATACACATTGCTGCAGTTTGTGCAGCATGCCCTTGGAGATATCTACGGAGTGAATAATGACTGATTCTTATTAGATACACCAGCTATTGCAAAACCTTAAGTAAATTGTATATGAAAATAAACAAGAAATTACTCAAGATTTATTGTAAATTGATAAGAAATTAACTAAGATTTATAGTATCTTTCCAAATTGAATGGAATAGAAAAGGAACACATGCGTGTCATTAAATTTTATGAAATATTGACACTCCATATGTAAAAACATGAATGTGAAACTAAATGTCCTGGCCATAAGCCACagttggaggttgcaaggcataaAAGAGACTGAAAGAGCGAGATATCATCAGCTTAGGATGCAAATATCAGTACCTGTATCAACAAAGATCTTCATGTTCATTAGATCCCGAACACGTGAATCATGGAAAAGTAGAATTCCTTCCAAAATAATCACATCTGAAGGATTAACCTGACAGGAGTCATAAATAAAATTAGGGAGGCTCTCATAAATAAAGTGATACAGTCGTACAGATATGAATAAGTGGTGCACTGTATTTATAAGCACTCAGCAATAGATCAAATTCTTGGAGAAAACATTTCAAGACGAACTCTATGCTATGCAATAAGGTGCATGCTACAGAGTGTGTGAGCTAACACTTACGACGCTATATATTTTATGCAATAGTTTTGGCAAAAACTTATTTTGGAGAGAATATAAAATTTAAATACAATCTGCAGATATTGATTAGAACCCTAAGATTGCAGCTCAAACTCTCATAAACCACAGGACTAGGAGAGCCTCAGCCTACCAGGTGAGTATGAATAGCCCATATGTATAGTATTACCTTCCTTGCAGATAAGACACTCTTATGTGTTTTGAAGTCGTAGCTTGGAATGTCAACAGCTTTGCCATGTTTCAATTTTTCCATACAAGAAAGTAGTAAATCCGTATCAAAGGCATCTGAAATTGGAAAAGGAGCATTAGCAGTAACAAATTCAGTGCACATCTCTTGCGAATGGCGCAAAAAGACATTACATTCTCATGAAACATGCGCTGTACCTGGATGATCAAAGTTATAATCATGAACATGGACCAATTCCTCATCAGACAGTCCGTAATAAAATGACTCCTGCAGCATTTGAGATCAACATTCTTATTGCTTGCAATATTGTACATGGTGTATGATGACAATAAAATATCTAGCAAGggaatgtggacaaataaaaaactGAATGCATAATTAATGACACTAAACACATAAACCAAAAGAAATAACTATCAGTGAATTTATTATAAGAATGGATAGTTCAAATATCACAAGCGCGATCAGAGCTGTAATACACAAACCTGAGTAACAACAACTACACGCTGATCGCATAGCTGATCGATGATCATTTTGCAAACAGTGCTTTTACCTGAAGATGCACCTCCAGCAACACCTTCCACACAAACAAAATTAGGGTGAGGTGCATTTGGGGCTAGAAAGGTTGTACTATGTAAGCAACTAGAGTTTACTGAATTTTCCCCCACAAATAGAGAGAACAGAACCCATAGACTACTAACCAATAACAAATGGTGCCTGGTGTCCATTCTCCAGTCCTGACGTCGTTGGTAGCTCCTCCCCCGACATGGAACCTTTCAGATCCAGCTCGTGCGAACGGAGTGCTGGGTGATGGACCCCAACCGCGGCAGCATTAAGAACTTCGCTTGTCGAGTATGATCCCATATAGTGTTCAGCAAACCTACAATCACCTGGATGTCAAAGGTGGAGGTCATCCAAATTTGCAGAAGTTGACAACTAGAAACAGCAAAAAACCTGTGTTCACAAATCATAAGACAACAACACGGTCATATGGGGTAGAGGTCTCACACTATATGGACTTAGTTTAACCAGGGACGAATGTTTTTCTTCAAACAAACCAAAAATTGCTGGGAAATCTAAACCCCCAATATTTTACAATACGACTCAACGCTGGCTACGACAAATAAAATAGGTTCGCCTTAGAAAACATAAGTAGGAGGATTTGTAGGCGTACTGATTTAATCAAAAGCAAAAGTCTCAAGAGTTTCAACCAATCTATTACCACCAAAAACGTCGGCCTGTTATCCGACAATTACTCAGTGTTACGAACAATTCAGACATCTTATTCGCACAATCATATGCACAGGAACTAACTGATTCATAGCAAGATAGGCACAAATAGCGAACGCAATTTTCCAGATTAAAAAATAATTCAAACGCCGTTGCGCCCACATCTACCGCCGAGGGCGCATACCGCAATGACAGATCTGCCAGCGATTAATTAGATCACTGTGGTGCCACGAACGAACGAGTTAGATTGCTAGGGGACCACGCCAGCGCAGAAATCCGCGACGAAATGAAGGAGGGGCGGTAACGTTTGGACTCTACTGCACGCGGCGACGGGAGCGAAAAGATCCCCGAGATCGAGACGAACCCGTGGAACAACCCCTGGAAGCAATCCGGAGCCACTTACCCACGGGAGAACGAACCAATGCGAGCCCGGGCAGACGGATCTCCGCGCCACGTCAGTGCGGCGCCAGTCGAGTTCGAGTGGGGGGGGCGAGGGCGAGTGGGGGCGCGGCGCCTCTCGACGAGGGAAGGCTCCGGCGGCGGGAGGAGGCCTGGCTATGCCGGGTTGGTGTCGCGCCGCCGCCACCGGGAATCGGGGAGCCCGGAAAGAACAGGCGTCCTCGCGGCGGGATTTGGGGGGAGAtcagaggggaggaggaggggtatTTGGCTGGCGCATGGAGAAGAACAGTGATGACGAGGGGAACTTAGATTCTGCTCCGGGTTTATTTtaataataacctaataataatataATATCGAGAAGAGATTCCATAATACGTAAGATATTTCACGCGGAAATACGGAGTGTGTTTTGGTGGAAAACAAATTCGGAAAAATGAGATGTGCCTCATCCGTCCCATCGGGGCGCCCGACGGTTGAGTGCACCCGCTCTTCGGCAACACAAATcaagctcacacaataagaacttCTTCGCACTAGCAAAAgggctcgtgcgttgcaacgggagaaagaaataccacacgttcttaatttataaaatatagcttataatctgagaatttgtagATACGTCAAAAACAaagatgattttattctacaaaaatacagttcaaaatttcacagctcAACAAGGGATCAAATCAAATCGATTTGATTCAATTGGAATGAAATCGAACCTAATCCAATCGATTCATAGGCATTCTAATGATGAAAACTCTAATCTATAATTCTATGAGTAAAGGGGGATATTGTTCTTACTCAAGCGGGTGGAGTTGAGCGTTTGCACGCAGGGGACAAACCCCAGTGAGAAGGAGATGGCgggcgaagaggaggaggagccgccAATGTCGGTGGTCATCGGCATTGGCCAGGTGCTTGTTGCCACGCGTGCGGTCGAGAATGAGGGCACCGTCATCCATGGGCatgtgtgatacgtcccaaacgtatgtataatttatgcttgttccatgatcttttgggtgacattgttatatgttttgctacatttttatatcattttacacatatttggactaacatactaactcagtgccatggacgcttcccggatgtgtcgtgagtagttttccttcgaccatgagtccatgaccagtagctatgtgatgtattctcttcaATCTCGTGCTTCAatagttagtccttgtgagttgccctacatgatcaaggcatctatgtaattctcttgcttttgctatgctcgttttgttgggatccgatggattatgagattatgttcagattgttatgagttatatatttgattatccttttatattatgttccttagtgattattgcatgttctccgttgctttttattgcttggccaagtagtagatcgtaactccaagagggagcgttatgcgtgattgtgggttcgggcccctcgatgtctagcttgagtgacagaagcatgagactaggggatgtgcttgttgccaccaaaaagaaaacaacggtgcttgttaccacggttgcaaggattgtttaccttatacatagttcgttaatgcagttgtccgttgctttgagtttacactttgggtggggctcgcaacttaataccggagagatgttctcgatagatatatcaaggtggatgatggggttatagtcctagggtagggtcataggcctgccctgtaggtcctacccaaggactacccctcacaaaggacaatgcCCATAGtcagccccgactgaattaaggagcccccatcatccagtcggtaataggtcctcgatcatccagtcggagactagcattcggaggatatcaagctaaccgactggataccactcggtacatcgtaacccccctggagggaaacggtcgtacgtttccaggtgcatttattagcatttagggcgtacgttacctgtaacgtacgcattcaatcgccactactccacccctgtaccggaaccgttgtggagggcagcgcactctatataagccaccctcccccgttggtagaggggttagcaactcattgtattccataatccactcgacaacaagctcccagagcactgagacgtagggctattacctccaccgtagaggggtctgaactcatacaacctcgccatagctaggactctgcccatccttttcgtaccctacacatctactgtcaggcatatacccacgacagttggcgcccaccgtggggcaggcgtctaagcgacttccggcgagtttgcgactacttcctttcgtcatgtcgtccggtggagattcgagcatgggtcaccagatcttcttcggtgctctctcctgttggaaatatgccctagaggcaataataaattagttattattatatttcttagttcatgataattgtttattatccatgctataattgtattgattggaaacacaatacttgtgtgggtacatagacaaaacactgtccctagtaagcctctagttgactagctcgttgatcaaagatggccaaggtttcctggccataggcaagtgttgttacttgataacgggatcacatcattaggagaatcatgtgatggactagacccaaactaatagacgtagcatgttgatcgtgtcattttgttgctactgttttctgcgtgtcaagtatttgttcctatgaccatgagatcatataactcactcacaccggaggaatgctttgtgtgtatcaaacgtcgcaacgtaactgggtgactataaagatgctctacaggtatctccgaaggtgttagttgagttagtatggatcaagactgggatttgtcactccgtatgacggagaggtatctcggggcccactcggtaatacaacatcacacacaagccttgcaagcaatgtaacttaatgtaagttgcgggatcttgtattacggaacgagtaaagagacttgccggtaaacgagattgaaataggtatacggatactgacgatcgaatctcgggcaagtaacataccgaaggacaaagggaatgacatacgg includes:
- the LOC123447907 gene encoding uridine kinase-like protein 3, producing MGSYSTSEVLNAAAVGVHHPALRSHELDLKGSMSGEELPTTSGLENGHQAPFVIGVAGGASSGKSTVCKMIIDQLCDQRVVVVTQESFYYGLSDEELVHVHDYNFDHPDAFDTDLLLSCMEKLKHGKAVDIPSYDFKTHKSVLSARKVNPSDVIILEGILLFHDSRVRDLMNMKIFVDTDADVRLTRRIRRDTIEKGRDIIDVLDQYSKFVKTAFEDFILPTKKYADIIIPRGADNSVAIDLIVQHIRTKLGQNDLCKIHPNLYVIQTTYQIRGMHTIIRDAATTTHDFIFYADRLIRLVVEHGLGHLPFREKQVITPTGSVYTGVDFSKSLCGISVIRSGESMENALRACCKGIKIGKILIHREGDDGKQLIYHNLPKDIAKRHVLLLDPILGTGNSAVQAISLLLEKRVQEANIIFLNLISAPQGVHVVSKRFPRVKIVTSEIELGLNDDFRVIPGMGEFGDRYFGTDDYQSSTPFFADDKNRVGLL